The nucleotide sequence GTCGGCATACGCGACAGCGGAACCGTCATGGTCGAAAACGGGCTTGGCACCTTGACGCTGCCGCCATTGGCGTATGGCCGCTACAAACTCGAGTTAATGCCCTCGGTCGGTCAGCCGACCCAGACCCGTTTGCAAGTAGGGTGGTGGAGCACCTCGGGTGCCAATGCCGCGATCCCCGACACCCTCGACATGGCGGTCTCGAACCCGACACCGGCGGCGGGTCAGGCCGTGACGGTGACCTTGGAAGCACCCTTTAATGGCCGCGCCGAAATCATGGTTGTGGGCGAGGGTGTTCATCAAACCTTGGACGTGGCGCTGGTGGATCGTAAAGCTGAAATCAGCGTGACACCGCCGGAGTCCGCCGATCAGGTCTATATCTTGGCCAAGGCCTACCGTGCCGGACAACCCGATGCCCCCGGGCCATCCCGTGCCGTGGGCGCGGCTCACCTAACGATTGAGCCGGAGCGGTTTTTGCAGGCGACCCGGCTAACGCTGCCCGACCTTGTCCGGCCCAACACCCGCGTCCAGATCGAAGTTGACGCGCCCGGTTCCCGTGATGGCGCCACGGTGGTGGCGACCCTGGTCGATGTCGGGATTTTGAACCTGACCGGCCATGCCAAGGCCGCACCGCATGATTGGTTTACGCGTAAACGTGCACTGGATGCGACGCTGTATGACGGCTACGGCTTGGTCGCCCGGATGCTGTCTGACTTTGGCGGGCAAACGCTGACCATTGGCGGTGACGAGGGTGGTGAAGCCGATGCACAGGCCACTTTCTTTGAAACCATCGCACGCCAAAGCAACCCGGTCCGGGTCAAAAACGGCAAGGCGCTGATCGGTGTGGATATCGGCCAGCTTAACGGCCGGGTGCGGGTCGATGTTATGGGCAGCGATGGCGCGCGATCGCTTCAAGCCAGCGGTGACATTACCGTGCGTGACCCGGTGGCGGTGACCTCGTCGGTGCCGCGAACCCTGGCCCACGGTGACCAGTTTATCGCCAGTGCCGGGCTGACGCTGACCGAAGGCGACGCCCAACGCGCGAAACTGACGTGGCGCACCGAAGGGCCCTTTAGCATCCAACGCCCCCTGGCCACCGTTGACTTCCAAGGTGCCGGGCAAACGCAAACGGTGCGCACGCCGGTCGCGGTGACGGCTAACGGCGCGGGGCGTATTGCACTGGACGTTGAGCTTGCGGACGGCGAGGTGTTGTCGTACGCCTGGCCGGTAACGGCGCGGGCACCTGGATCGATTATTACGCTGCGCGAACGCTTTGAGTTACCCGCTAACGGATCCAAATCGCTGCCAATGTCGATGCTGGAATCGCTCGAAGATGGCACCGCGTCGGTATCGGTCTCACGGGTGCCAATGCCGGATGCGTCGTCGCTGCTGGCGAGCCTGAGCCGCTACCCCTATGGCTGCTTGGAACAAACGGTGTCGAAGGCCATACCGCTGGCGTTGATGGACGCGGCCACGGCCGAATCCGTGGGCTTTGCACAGGCGCAGCGACAGTTGGCGCGCAGTTACCGGCGGCTGGCGGATCTGCAGCAACCGTCCGGCTTGTTTAACCTGTGGTCTTGGCGCGGCGACAGCGAACGCTGGCTCAGCCTGTACGCACTGGATTTCCTGCGCCTGCCGATACCCGACCGGGTGTTTGACAGCGCCGAGTTTGACTCACTGGAGCGCCTGCGCGTGAACATGATCGACGCCATGCGGCCGAACTTGAACAACCTGGCGCGCGCGTCCGATACCGATGTCAAAGCCTACGCGCTGATGCACCTAGCCGAGTCGGGCCAGCCGGACGTGGGTGAGATGCGTTATTTGCTGCAACAGGCCTCGGACCTATCACCGACCGCATTGGCGCAACTGGGTTACGGTTTTGCGGTGACGGGGGACGACGCGCGGGCGCGGGCGGCATTACGGGCCGCGACCCAGTCGAATACCACGGCGTATCGCTATTCCAGTTACCGCTCGCCGCTGCGAGCCCGTGCCGCGACCGCCTATTACGCGATCAAAGCCGAACAAGCGGCCCTTAGCCGCGATGCGATTGGCCTGATGGACCGTTCGTTTAGCGACGAGCGCCGGCTCAGCACCCAGGAAAAGGCCTGGGTGTATCGCGCGGTCAATGCAGCGGCGGTACTTGGTGGTGCGAATGACGCCGACTGGTCCTTGAGCGGTGATGCGCACCCCAATGTGATCCCGATCGACGACGTAAAGCGCGTGATCGAAAGCCGGATCGATACACCGCTGTACGTGACCTTTGCGGCCACCGGTGCCCGGGCCGATGCGCCTGCGCCGGATGCGTTGCGCCGGGCGATTGGCTGGTTGACCGATACGCCGGCCGCGGTCCGCACCGAGCGCACTCTGTATCGCTACGATGCCCAGTTCAACCCGTTGCCGCTGGCGACTGAGTCGCAACATATCGAGGTTAACCAGGGGGATCTGATCATGAGTGTGGTGACCACGCGCACCGAGGGTGTGCAGGTTGATGGCGAATGGCTGGTCGAGGAAAAAGCACCGGGCGGGTTGGAAGTCGAGAACCCGAATCTGGGCGGTTTAGATGCCATCGGGCTTTTGGAATCCATGGGCGAGGACACGCGCCAATACGACGAGGGCAACGCGGTCTACTTGGATGATCGCTATACGCGGGTGACCGAGATTACCCGGTTCCAAAAACGCTCGGATGCACTGACGCTAGCCAGCAATCCGCCAAAGTCCGGTTGGTTGCGGACGCTGTCGTTGTGGCGCGCGGTGACGCCGGGTGTGTACCGCTACCCGGGGGCGGCGGTGGAGAACATGCTAAACCCGAGCCTGAACGCGCAATCGCCGTCACTGACCTTGACCGTCCGTGCGCGCTAGCCTGAAGGCATGGTGGGGCGCCTGGCTGGGGGTCCTGGTGCTGGTCACGGGCCTGACTGGCGAGTGGCTCATTCACGCCTCGGCCCTGCCACTAACCGCGCTGGGTCAGCAAAGCCTGGTGTTAGCGACGGCGGAGGGTCATTGGCTGCACGTGCGGGTATCCGAGGATCGGTATCGGTTAGCGCCCCAGGGCAGGATCAGCCAGACCTACATCGATTTGTTGCTGGCCTACGAGGACCGCAGGTTTTGGACCCATGGTGGCGTTGATGCGGTCGCAATTGTGCGCGCGGCGACAAATAACTTGGCCCATGGCGGCATTGTGTCAGGGGCATCGACGCTGTCGATGCAGGTCAGCCGGTTGCTGCGGCCGCATGCGCGGACGTTGGCAGGTAAAGCCAGCCAAGCGCTCGGTGCTCTGTGGTTGGAGCGTCATTTTTCCAAGCAGGACATTTTGAATGCGTATTTCACCTTGGCGCCGTTTGGCGCAAACGTGGAGGGCATCGAGATGGCCAGCCGGTATTGGTTTAACAAAGCCCCGCGTGATCTGAGCCATGCCGAATCAGCGTTGTTGGTGGCGCTGCCACAGAGCCCGGCCCGGCACCGCCCGGACACACATCCGGTGCAGGCGAGGGCGGCGCGGGACCGTGTGCTGCGCAAGGGCTTTGAGAGCGGACTGCTGAGTTACCAGGCCTATCAAGACGCTATCCTGAGTCCGCTGCCAAGCCAGCCACACCGGTTTGCGCAGGGCAACCATCACCTGGCGGATCGCGCCCAGATGGCGGGGCATAGTGGGCGGGTGACGACGACGATCCAATCCGCGTTACAGGATCAGGTCAGCCAATTATCCCAGCGTTGGTGGCTGCCCGAGCGCGAGAACCTGTCGGTGTTGGTCGTTGGCCGCGACGGGGCCTTGCTGGCCCACGCCGGCTCCACGGGATATTTTGATAGCCAGCGCAAAGGCGCGATCGATTTTTCTCAGCGCTTTCGCTCACCCGGCTCGACGTTAAAGCCGCTGATATACGCCATGGCCGAAACGGCGGGGGTGCTGCGTTATGAGGAAGTCTACGTGGATGCGCCGCATGATTTTGGCGGCTACAGCCCGGTGAACTTTGATCGCTCCAACAAAGGCGCACAAACCTTTGGCAAGGCATTGGCGCAATCGCACAACCGGGCGGCGGTCGAGGCCTTGGACCGGTTATCGCCAGCCGCCTTCATGGCGCGGGTGCGCCAGGCGGGCATTGATGTCGAGGGTGAAACCAACTTGTCGGCGGCGGTTGGTGGCATCGGGGTGTCATTGCAATCCGTGGCGGGCCTGTATATCGCGTTTTTAAATGGGGGCGAGGCCAGGCGCGTTACTTGGGTCGCACGCGACCAGGCTGCGCCGGGTCAATCCATCATCGATGAACCATCCGCCGCCCGAACTAACTTCCATTTGCGCCAGGCCGCGTTGCCGGCGAATGTCCCACGTCGAGGCGTCCTAAATAATTTCGGATTAAAAACCGGAACAGGTCCGCGTGGCAGCGACACCTTAGCGATCGCCTACACCGATCATTTCGTGGTGGCGGTGTGGGTGGGCAGCCCAGACAACGACCCACGCCCGCACAGCACAGGGCTGGCATCGGCCGCCCCCTTGGCGCTTGAGGTGCTTGGGCTTTTGCCCGAGTCGGCCGCCCCCTATTCGGTGGCGACGGGGCCACCGATCCCGCGACACGACTCGGGTCGCCCATCAATACACCTGGCCTTCCCAGCGGACGGAACCGAGTTGGCGTTTCCACCCGGTGAACGGCGCATTACGCCTGTGATTGTCGGGGCGACGTATCCGGTCACGGTGGTGCTGAATGATCGATATGTGCAGACATTGGACAAACCCGGTGATGCGGTTGAGTTTCCAAGTGCTGGGTTCTGGGCGCTGGCGTATACGGATGCTGAGTCAAGTCAGTTGGCCGGGAAAGTTAGGGTGTGGTCGACCCACGATTGAGTCGATCGGTTTGACGTAACAAAGCCTTACGGCGAAGCCAACTGCACAAATTACGCACACGGCGCCGGTTATCCATGCCAAGACATGAAGTGATATAGGTACCGCTGCGGCCAATCGGACTGCCTGTGGTTCGAATCCACATCGGGGCGCCATACTGGGCTAAGTGCCTGCTTTGCGCAGGCACCCAGCGACACGCTACGCCAGATCTTGTGTCAGCGATCCCTGTGCTTCGGGTGAGATTTCGTCGACCCGGACGTTATAGGCCGCATGATCAATACCCATTGCGATGCTTTGACCGGCCTTGACCGCATTAATGCTGCCCGGGTCCAGCTCAAATCGGACAAAGTGCACGGCGGAGGTTTTGGTCTCATTAGCGCGTTCAAGGTCCTCATCGGCGATGGCGTAAATTCGATCACAGCCGGCGATTTGAACGTATAGGTGATTCTCGACGCCCTTAAGTTCCATCAAGCGTTGGGCTCGCTCATCGGCATCGACATACTCAATCATCATCGTCGCTTTCCAGTTGGTGCCATCTGGGATCAGCGGATTGTAGGCTTCCAGTTCATCCTCAATGCCCTCATCGTCGAAGGTTTTTTCAATCCGTAGCATCTCTTGAATTTGATAACGCAGGGTAACCTCGTTCTCAAATGCCAAGGTGACATGATCTCCAAGGTAGATACGGCGCTGATTTTTGCACTCAATCGCTTCGGTGCGAAGGGTGTCGCGCTGGCGGTGATACTGCTCAAGCGACAGCAGAGAGTCACGGCTGATATGTGGCATGTTGCCTCCTAAATTCCGTATGCCTTACGAACCAATGAAATGGGGTGCGCAAGGTCTGGGTTGTTTTGATGGTTTTGCTCAATTCCCTGGGCGATGTGCTGCCCTCCCAAGGGACAGTCCGAGCTGATGTAGTCGGGCTCTGCCTGATTCATCTGACGAAATACCGGACGGCCGATCTTCATCGACTTTTCATGGAACTCTTTCTTAATGCCGTAAGTGCCCGCGTGCCCACTGCAGCGCTCGGTGGTTTTGACCGTTACGCCGGGCAGCGTCTTCAAGAACGCCTCGGTCTTTTTGCCAATGTTCTGGACCCGGCCGTGACAGGGTGCATGGTAGGCAATGGTGCCGAGCTCGACGTTAAAGTCGTTTTTCAACAGACCATCCTTTGTTCGCTGCACCAGGTAATCAAAAGGGTCCCAAAAGGCGTCTTTGACCGCTTGCACATCCGCATCCTCGGGATACATCAGCGGTAATTCCTGTTTGAACATCAAGGTGCAGCTGGGGACTAAGCTGGTTAGCGCGTACCCTTCGCGGGCCAGTTTAGCCAGGTGAGGGATGTTAATGCGTTTTAACCGGTCCACCCCGTCAAGGTCGCCTTGTTCGAGCTTCGGCATGCCGCAGCAGACTTCTTTTTCGGCAACAGTCCACGGCACTTCGTTGTGTTCTAAAACGGCGACAAAATCATGGCCGATGCCAGGTTCGTTGTAATTGACATAACAGGTTGCGAACAAGGCAACTTTACCGGGTGTCCGTTTGCCGTCTTTTACGTCGAAGGACAGGTTGGGGTTGGCCGCGCTGCGGAATTTTTTGCTGGCAAACTCGGGCAGCCAGGCATCTTTATGAATGCCCAACGCCTTTTCTGCGACCGCACGAGCAGGGGACCATTTGTTGACCGCATTAATAGTCTCGGTCACCAGTGGAATACCGGCCATATGACCCAGCCCGTCAGTGCTCGACAGAACTTTATCCCGCACGCTTCCGCCGGATTCCTTAAATTCGATGGCTTTGTACTGAAGCATCAAGTGAGGAAAGTCGACAT is from Litorivicinus lipolyticus and encodes:
- a CDS encoding MG2 domain-containing protein, whose protein sequence is MRHFLSLSLWLLSTAAAAQPSFSCAGTVNMPDQMICDSVTLSALDNALAEAYADATRNTAELIELRKRQRAWVVERNNCRTDPCLAQSYQARISAVTALTRPLENSEYSAGRGKAEVRYELKKAIDPAAALGPFVRVTDTAGRDVEHGILLKDRTLTITGLEPSTDYDIRFRKGLPLSAGALKADQVVRANTPALRPGLQLVNGRGVVTLPAGKSPVVQYRATGREALHVRVSGILPAVAIRALQSGGLDRLGYTSRADEKLLHQQIIQLTPDRYGQAEGSIALGSMGLPAGTATLIEVSSCRDTACDRRYDRESITVVPSAMALSAARAGDAIWVSIRDYTTAQLIRSGSVTLYARNSEALGRFPIEQDGYARIPSALLDGTNGQRPSLLAAEHSQGHSYLSLLDAPLSLSQLPVQGAQSSVLGSAYLRTERGVYRPSESVHFSGIARATDQQPLASTGLLLEVVRPDGKRIDRRPVQSDHNGLVTASLQLGAIAKRGTYRAVLKRGESVIGRTRFQVQDFVPETMEVAIHDVPVAISPADTLTVNTQSDYLFGAPGSHRPITLTLRQQPDRRAFAAFDGFVFGGLDDQNDRMALLDSTTLTTAQGGEARFSFAPAVLSAMAGAAVPQRLSLTAELEELSGRITRQATSTLVATQPRWVGVKPVDGARWYATNSQPQYSVMVADSFTGQAHDGGVRWRLIKEDWDYYWYTQNGDWNYSVTYQDVGIRDSGTVMVENGLGTLTLPPLAYGRYKLELMPSVGQPTQTRLQVGWWSTSGANAAIPDTLDMAVSNPTPAAGQAVTVTLEAPFNGRAEIMVVGEGVHQTLDVALVDRKAEISVTPPESADQVYILAKAYRAGQPDAPGPSRAVGAAHLTIEPERFLQATRLTLPDLVRPNTRVQIEVDAPGSRDGATVVATLVDVGILNLTGHAKAAPHDWFTRKRALDATLYDGYGLVARMLSDFGGQTLTIGGDEGGEADAQATFFETIARQSNPVRVKNGKALIGVDIGQLNGRVRVDVMGSDGARSLQASGDITVRDPVAVTSSVPRTLAHGDQFIASAGLTLTEGDAQRAKLTWRTEGPFSIQRPLATVDFQGAGQTQTVRTPVAVTANGAGRIALDVELADGEVLSYAWPVTARAPGSIITLRERFELPANGSKSLPMSMLESLEDGTASVSVSRVPMPDASSLLASLSRYPYGCLEQTVSKAIPLALMDAATAESVGFAQAQRQLARSYRRLADLQQPSGLFNLWSWRGDSERWLSLYALDFLRLPIPDRVFDSAEFDSLERLRVNMIDAMRPNLNNLARASDTDVKAYALMHLAESGQPDVGEMRYLLQQASDLSPTALAQLGYGFAVTGDDARARAALRAATQSNTTAYRYSSYRSPLRARAATAYYAIKAEQAALSRDAIGLMDRSFSDERRLSTQEKAWVYRAVNAAAVLGGANDADWSLSGDAHPNVIPIDDVKRVIESRIDTPLYVTFAATGARADAPAPDALRRAIGWLTDTPAAVRTERTLYRYDAQFNPLPLATESQHIEVNQGDLIMSVVTTRTEGVQVDGEWLVEEKAPGGLEVENPNLGGLDAIGLLESMGEDTRQYDEGNAVYLDDRYTRVTEITRFQKRSDALTLASNPPKSGWLRTLSLWRAVTPGVYRYPGAAVENMLNPSLNAQSPSLTLTVRAR
- a CDS encoding heterodisulfide reductase-related iron-sulfur binding cluster translates to MPTPPKEGNLEAPTRYPLKWREESYYDKAALNQELERVFDVCHGCRRCVSLCDSFPTLFDLIDESETLEVDGVDKADYKKVVDQCYLCDMCYVAKCPYVPPHPFNVDFPHLMLQYKAIEFKESGGSVRDKVLSSTDGLGHMAGIPLVTETINAVNKWSPARAVAEKALGIHKDAWLPEFASKKFRSAANPNLSFDVKDGKRTPGKVALFATCYVNYNEPGIGHDFVAVLEHNEVPWTVAEKEVCCGMPKLEQGDLDGVDRLKRINIPHLAKLAREGYALTSLVPSCTLMFKQELPLMYPEDADVQAVKDAFWDPFDYLVQRTKDGLLKNDFNVELGTIAYHAPCHGRVQNIGKKTEAFLKTLPGVTVKTTERCSGHAGTYGIKKEFHEKSMKIGRPVFRQMNQAEPDYISSDCPLGGQHIAQGIEQNHQNNPDLAHPISLVRKAYGI
- a CDS encoding transglycosylase domain-containing protein — encoded protein: MRASLKAWWGAWLGVLVLVTGLTGEWLIHASALPLTALGQQSLVLATAEGHWLHVRVSEDRYRLAPQGRISQTYIDLLLAYEDRRFWTHGGVDAVAIVRAATNNLAHGGIVSGASTLSMQVSRLLRPHARTLAGKASQALGALWLERHFSKQDILNAYFTLAPFGANVEGIEMASRYWFNKAPRDLSHAESALLVALPQSPARHRPDTHPVQARAARDRVLRKGFESGLLSYQAYQDAILSPLPSQPHRFAQGNHHLADRAQMAGHSGRVTTTIQSALQDQVSQLSQRWWLPERENLSVLVVGRDGALLAHAGSTGYFDSQRKGAIDFSQRFRSPGSTLKPLIYAMAETAGVLRYEEVYVDAPHDFGGYSPVNFDRSNKGAQTFGKALAQSHNRAAVEALDRLSPAAFMARVRQAGIDVEGETNLSAAVGGIGVSLQSVAGLYIAFLNGGEARRVTWVARDQAAPGQSIIDEPSAARTNFHLRQAALPANVPRRGVLNNFGLKTGTGPRGSDTLAIAYTDHFVVAVWVGSPDNDPRPHSTGLASAAPLALEVLGLLPESAAPYSVATGPPIPRHDSGRPSIHLAFPADGTELAFPPGERRITPVIVGATYPVTVVLNDRYVQTLDKPGDAVEFPSAGFWALAYTDAESSQLAGKVRVWSTHD
- a CDS encoding DUF3501 family protein, which produces MPHISRDSLLSLEQYHRQRDTLRTEAIECKNQRRIYLGDHVTLAFENEVTLRYQIQEMLRIEKTFDDEGIEDELEAYNPLIPDGTNWKATMMIEYVDADERAQRLMELKGVENHLYVQIAGCDRIYAIADEDLERANETKTSAVHFVRFELDPGSINAVKAGQSIAMGIDHAAYNVRVDEISPEAQGSLTQDLA